From Natrinema amylolyticum, the proteins below share one genomic window:
- a CDS encoding HPP family protein translates to MLEQVRAHFRALARRLRRLERRELDAFVRWLEHTGNLLHVSVLVFVPLLIAAVTWLANMTAAISFLLFPPLASGTYTLFADPEGKYATPWKFVGGMTAGACCGWLAFALAAAIGLDGGGASASGAALAVFFTGVCTWALDLEVPTAFSTALLVLVTGNAQLAYVLGIVVSSAFVASAFVLWRDRFYEKRARYLYGTTSGDDHVLVPMGDGEETVARFAASIAGAHEAGKVVLFDVVDEDEAEQTHEESAESDEETATDPTERAASDAARRLESLAADLETAYDVPCEVVVAADSGLSAGLTLQTARQQNCDLIVTPYAERERGGLSSFITGLFDSEIDVIAFRSNGAPRRRWRDSLVAVRGAGDTARAMLDFAIRVTEAGRTVGVCTCIDSESRRRSAESTLADLVDAFSGRFETHVATASVESYLSRAAPRYDVCFVGSSTDRSAASRFVSPPTFRKLSDLEADVAIVHRGRRR, encoded by the coding sequence ATGCTCGAGCAGGTGCGCGCACACTTTCGCGCACTCGCAAGGCGACTCCGTCGGCTGGAGCGACGCGAACTCGACGCGTTCGTCCGATGGCTCGAGCACACGGGGAACCTCCTGCACGTCTCGGTGCTCGTCTTCGTCCCCCTGTTGATCGCCGCGGTGACGTGGCTGGCGAATATGACGGCGGCGATCTCGTTCCTGCTGTTCCCGCCGCTCGCGTCCGGAACGTACACGCTGTTCGCCGATCCGGAGGGCAAGTACGCCACGCCGTGGAAGTTCGTCGGCGGGATGACCGCCGGGGCGTGTTGCGGGTGGCTCGCGTTCGCGCTCGCGGCCGCGATCGGCCTGGACGGCGGCGGAGCCAGCGCGTCCGGGGCCGCCCTCGCCGTCTTCTTCACCGGCGTCTGCACCTGGGCGCTCGACCTCGAGGTACCGACGGCGTTCTCCACCGCCCTGCTCGTGCTCGTCACCGGGAACGCGCAACTGGCCTACGTCCTGGGCATCGTCGTCTCGAGCGCGTTCGTCGCGAGCGCGTTCGTCCTCTGGCGGGATCGCTTCTACGAGAAACGTGCGCGGTATCTCTACGGGACGACGAGCGGGGACGATCACGTGCTCGTTCCGATGGGCGACGGCGAGGAGACGGTCGCCCGCTTCGCCGCGTCGATCGCCGGTGCCCACGAGGCCGGGAAGGTAGTCCTCTTCGACGTCGTCGACGAGGACGAGGCCGAGCAGACCCACGAGGAGTCCGCCGAGAGCGACGAGGAGACGGCGACGGACCCCACCGAACGCGCGGCCAGCGACGCCGCTCGCCGCCTCGAGTCGCTCGCGGCCGATCTCGAGACGGCGTACGACGTTCCCTGCGAGGTCGTGGTCGCGGCCGACAGTGGACTCTCGGCCGGCCTCACCCTCCAGACCGCGCGCCAGCAGAACTGCGATCTCATCGTCACGCCGTACGCCGAACGCGAGCGCGGCGGGCTCTCGTCGTTCATCACCGGGCTGTTCGACAGCGAGATCGACGTGATCGCGTTCCGTTCGAACGGCGCTCCGCGACGGCGGTGGCGGGACAGCCTCGTGGCGGTCCGCGGTGCCGGCGACACCGCTCGCGCGATGCTCGACTTCGCGATCCGGGTGACCGAGGCCGGGCGCACGGTCGGCGTCTGTACCTGTATCGACAGCGAATCGCGACGGCGATCGGCCGAGAGCACGCTCGCCGATCTCGTCGACGCGTTCTCGGGGCGCTTCGAGACGCACGTCGCCACCGCCTCGGTCGAATCCTATCTCAGTCGGGCCGCCCCCCGGTACGACGTCTGTTTCGTGGGCTCGAGCACCGATCGGTCGGCCGCCTCGCGGTTCGTCTCCCCGCCGACGTTCCGGAAACTCAGCGATCTCGAGGCCGACGTGGCGATCGTTCACCGCGGCCGACGTCGCTAA
- a CDS encoding DUF63 family protein, giving the protein MVLPEGFVVPPWYLLVPVIVILGSVVALLWALEPPVTDRTVIAFAPWMMFGATLHVLYKLAAFPPSIESLFTAPMVYGVTAIVAGAVWIVAVFLHVGGLQRTISRFVGIAGTAFFTVFAFFAIFLSAETGTITPFWPVIAVVVAGIVTAVAWVTLSLWFTDVAATTGATGALVVFGHTLDGVTTAIGYDVLAASEDVPLSLLLLEAGEALPTAEYIGAGWLFVLVKVALAMVILGLFREYVEEQPQQARTVLALVAAVGLGPAVHNTLLFTVG; this is encoded by the coding sequence ATGGTATTACCCGAGGGGTTCGTCGTCCCGCCCTGGTACCTGTTGGTACCGGTCATCGTCATCCTCGGCAGCGTCGTCGCGCTGTTGTGGGCGCTCGAGCCGCCGGTGACCGATCGAACGGTCATCGCGTTCGCCCCGTGGATGATGTTCGGTGCGACTCTCCACGTTCTCTACAAGCTGGCCGCGTTCCCGCCGAGTATCGAGTCGCTGTTTACCGCACCGATGGTATACGGGGTGACGGCGATCGTCGCGGGGGCCGTCTGGATCGTCGCCGTCTTCCTCCACGTCGGCGGGCTCCAGCGAACGATCTCCCGGTTCGTCGGAATCGCCGGAACGGCGTTTTTCACCGTTTTCGCCTTCTTTGCGATCTTTCTCAGCGCCGAGACCGGGACTATCACGCCGTTCTGGCCGGTCATCGCCGTCGTCGTCGCCGGCATCGTCACCGCGGTCGCCTGGGTCACACTGAGTCTCTGGTTCACCGACGTCGCGGCGACCACGGGCGCGACGGGGGCGCTCGTCGTCTTCGGGCACACGTTAGACGGCGTCACGACCGCGATCGGCTACGACGTCCTCGCAGCCAGTGAGGACGTGCCGCTCTCTCTGTTGCTCCTCGAGGCCGGCGAGGCGCTGCCGACCGCCGAGTACATCGGTGCCGGCTGGCTGTTCGTCCTCGTCAAGGTCGCCCTCGCGATGGTCATCCTCGGTCTCTTCCGCGAGTACGTCGAGGAACAGCCCCAGCAGGCCCGGACGGTCCTCGCGTTGGTCGCCGCGGTCGGCCTCGGGCCGGCCGTCCACAACACGCTGCTGTTCACCGTCGGCTGA
- a CDS encoding ribose 1,5-bisphosphate isomerase yields MGDVDPCIVPAVEATADDIAAMEIRGAATIADAAAAALATQADRSAAESPAAFRRQLRAAARTLYETRPTAVSLPNALRYVLRGMDGETVADLRASTIARAETFRHDLERAQETLGEIGANRLRDGDVVLTHCHSTDALACIEAALEAGKEVEAIVKETRPRKQGHITARRLRERGVPVTLIVDSAARRYLDGADHVLVGADSIAADGSVINKIGTSGLAVNARERGVPVMVAAQTIKLHPDTMTGHTVEIELRDEREVLSDEDRATIAGGGGEDGDESTEDDELRVDNPAFDVTPARYVDAIVTERGQFPPESIVTLMRELFGETTDEPWAV; encoded by the coding sequence ATGGGTGATGTCGATCCCTGCATCGTGCCGGCCGTCGAAGCCACTGCCGACGATATCGCCGCGATGGAGATCCGCGGCGCGGCGACGATCGCCGACGCGGCCGCGGCGGCGCTCGCGACCCAAGCCGACCGCTCCGCGGCCGAGAGCCCGGCGGCGTTCCGACGCCAACTGCGGGCCGCTGCCAGAACGCTCTACGAGACGCGGCCCACCGCTGTCAGTCTCCCGAACGCCCTCCGATACGTGCTCCGAGGAATGGACGGCGAGACCGTCGCCGACCTCCGGGCGTCGACCATCGCCCGCGCCGAGACCTTCCGTCACGATCTCGAGCGAGCCCAAGAGACGCTCGGCGAGATCGGCGCGAACCGGCTCCGGGACGGCGACGTCGTGCTGACCCACTGTCACTCGACGGACGCGCTCGCCTGCATCGAGGCCGCCCTCGAGGCGGGCAAGGAGGTCGAAGCGATCGTCAAGGAGACCCGGCCCCGCAAGCAGGGACACATCACGGCGCGTCGGCTCCGCGAGCGGGGGGTTCCGGTGACGCTGATCGTGGACAGCGCGGCCCGTCGGTATCTGGACGGGGCGGATCACGTGCTAGTGGGGGCCGACAGCATCGCGGCCGACGGCAGCGTGATCAACAAGATCGGGACGAGCGGTCTCGCGGTCAACGCCCGCGAGCGGGGCGTTCCGGTGATGGTCGCGGCCCAGACGATCAAACTGCACCCGGACACGATGACGGGCCACACCGTCGAGATCGAACTGCGCGACGAGCGCGAGGTGCTCTCCGACGAGGACCGAGCGACGATCGCCGGCGGTGGTGGCGAGGACGGCGACGAATCCACCGAAGACGACGAACTACGTGTCGACAACCCCGCCTTCGACGTGACGCCGGCGCGGTACGTCGACGCGATCGTCACCGAGCGCGGCCAGTTCCCGCCGGAGAGCATCGTGACACTCATGCGAGAACTCTTCGGCGAGACGACCGACGAACCGTGGGCGGTCTGA
- a CDS encoding Lrp/AsnC family transcriptional regulator produces the protein MDARLDEIDRRIIYALMDDARTISAPTIAEEVNVSPGTVRNRIAQLEDNGVITGYHANIDFERAEGHLTNLFMCNAPVSERESIAQQAQIIPGVINIRELLTGRRNLHVLAVGTDTEDLRRIARSLSDLGLEIEDEVLVQNETTQAYAPFGPGNETREAMLTDFISLSGDAEVAEVAVDRDAPIAGMSLQEAARRETFTDDTLVIAIERDDTVLTPHGDTTIRPDDIVTVFSRDGVTEETITNFRSSEPTDT, from the coding sequence ATGGACGCCCGACTCGACGAGATCGATCGACGAATCATCTACGCGCTGATGGACGACGCTCGAACCATCTCGGCCCCGACGATCGCGGAGGAAGTGAACGTCTCTCCCGGAACGGTTCGAAACCGGATCGCACAACTCGAGGACAACGGCGTGATAACCGGCTATCACGCGAACATCGATTTCGAACGAGCGGAGGGCCATCTCACGAACCTCTTCATGTGCAACGCTCCCGTCTCCGAGCGCGAATCGATCGCGCAACAGGCGCAGATAATCCCCGGCGTGATCAACATCCGAGAGTTGCTGACCGGCCGCCGGAACCTGCACGTGCTCGCGGTCGGGACCGACACCGAGGACCTCCGTCGGATCGCCCGGTCCCTCTCGGACCTCGGGCTCGAGATCGAAGACGAGGTCCTCGTCCAGAACGAAACGACGCAAGCGTACGCGCCGTTCGGCCCCGGAAACGAGACACGAGAGGCCATGCTCACGGACTTCATCAGCCTCTCGGGCGACGCCGAGGTCGCCGAGGTAGCGGTCGATCGAGACGCCCCGATCGCCGGCATGAGTCTCCAGGAAGCGGCCCGTCGCGAAACGTTCACCGACGATACGCTCGTCATCGCGATCGAACGGGACGATACCGTCCTGACGCCCCACGGCGACACGACGATTCGACCGGACGACATCGTCACGGTCTTCTCCCGCGACGGCGTGACCGAGGAAACGATCACGAACTTCCGCTCGAGCGAACCCACCGACACCTGA
- a CDS encoding amino acid permease, which translates to MSDDELAKDLGLLSALAIGMGTMIGAGIFVLPGAAAQEAGPIVVVSFVIGGAIAMVNALAVSELGTAMPKAGGGYYYVNRGLGPLFGSISGMGDWMGLAFASAFYCIGFGGYLTDLLAGTMLALPTLEAGLFAVSDIQLGALIAGLLFVGVNYVGAKETGGVQTVIVTVLLGILTVFAATGFLHFDWGTLTTDGFAPTDQGYGAVLPGTALVFVSFLGYAKIATVAEELKDPGRNLPIAVIGSVAVVTLIYAILVGTMVGIVPWSALDDSVPVSQVAEITFAGIPVLDAVGVTLISLAAMLATASSANASILSSARINFAMGRDKIVTDRLNEIHPTYATPYRSILLTGSVIIVFIVALGQDLEILAKAASVLHLIVYGLMNLALIAFRQADVPDYDPDFRVPFYPVTPILGAVLSFGLIGFMDPIEIGLSLAFVAVAVVWYALYARSRTPRQGVLGQYILERAEEMPDVAVSAASAARPDGSGEYRVLVPLANPRTERHLIEFASTLAAERDGVVHAVHVVQVPDQTPLERGAEQLERIDAESAKLLEQAREHAAEYDAPIETTTIVSHRSFEEVFDAAREHDADQVVMGWGEDRPWAAGRAEQPLDELAHDLPCDVLVLKDRGYDPSRILLPTAGGPDSELSAEIASALRSATGASIDLLHVVDDESEREAGEAFLTEWAADHDIGDAVLTVDTSGDVESAIAREAADETLVIIGATERGLLSRLIRGSLVFDVVDDLECSVLLAERPTDRSLRERLFGRSRDEE; encoded by the coding sequence ATGAGTGACGACGAACTCGCCAAGGACCTGGGGCTGCTGTCCGCGCTCGCGATCGGGATGGGGACGATGATCGGCGCGGGTATCTTCGTCCTCCCCGGCGCTGCCGCTCAGGAGGCCGGTCCGATCGTCGTCGTCTCGTTCGTCATCGGCGGCGCGATCGCGATGGTCAACGCCCTCGCGGTGAGCGAACTCGGGACGGCGATGCCGAAAGCCGGGGGCGGCTACTACTACGTCAACCGGGGCCTCGGCCCGCTGTTCGGTTCGATCTCCGGCATGGGTGACTGGATGGGGTTGGCCTTCGCCTCGGCGTTTTACTGTATCGGCTTCGGTGGCTATCTCACCGATCTGCTGGCCGGGACGATGCTCGCCCTGCCGACGCTCGAGGCCGGCCTGTTCGCGGTTTCAGACATCCAACTCGGCGCGCTGATCGCCGGACTGCTGTTCGTCGGCGTCAACTACGTGGGCGCGAAGGAGACCGGTGGCGTCCAGACTGTCATCGTCACGGTCCTGCTCGGCATTCTCACCGTGTTCGCCGCGACCGGCTTCCTTCACTTCGACTGGGGGACGCTGACGACCGACGGCTTCGCGCCGACCGATCAGGGGTACGGCGCGGTCCTCCCCGGAACCGCCCTCGTCTTCGTCTCCTTCCTCGGCTACGCGAAGATCGCGACCGTCGCGGAGGAGTTGAAAGATCCCGGTCGAAATCTGCCGATCGCCGTCATCGGCAGCGTTGCCGTCGTGACGCTGATCTACGCGATCCTCGTCGGGACGATGGTCGGCATCGTCCCCTGGAGCGCGCTGGACGACAGCGTCCCCGTTTCGCAGGTCGCCGAAATCACGTTCGCCGGGATCCCCGTCCTCGACGCGGTCGGCGTGACGCTGATCTCGCTTGCGGCGATGCTCGCGACGGCCTCGAGCGCCAACGCGTCGATCCTCTCGTCCGCCCGCATCAACTTCGCGATGGGCCGCGACAAGATCGTCACCGACAGGCTCAACGAGATCCACCCCACGTACGCGACTCCGTACCGTTCGATCCTGCTGACCGGCAGCGTCATCATCGTGTTCATCGTCGCGCTCGGGCAGGACCTCGAGATCCTGGCCAAGGCGGCGAGCGTGCTCCACCTGATCGTCTACGGCCTGATGAATCTCGCGCTGATCGCGTTCCGGCAGGCGGACGTGCCCGACTACGACCCAGACTTCCGAGTGCCGTTCTATCCGGTGACGCCGATCCTCGGCGCGGTGCTCTCCTTCGGGCTCATCGGCTTCATGGATCCGATCGAGATCGGATTGAGCCTCGCCTTCGTCGCCGTCGCGGTCGTGTGGTACGCGCTGTACGCGCGCTCGAGGACGCCGCGACAGGGCGTCCTCGGCCAGTACATCCTCGAGCGCGCCGAGGAGATGCCGGACGTCGCAGTCTCGGCGGCCAGTGCGGCCAGACCAGACGGTTCGGGCGAGTACCGCGTGCTGGTCCCGCTGGCCAACCCCCGGACCGAGCGACACCTGATCGAGTTCGCCAGTACGCTCGCCGCCGAACGGGACGGCGTCGTCCACGCGGTCCACGTCGTACAGGTCCCCGACCAGACGCCGCTCGAGCGCGGTGCCGAACAGCTCGAGCGGATCGACGCCGAGTCCGCGAAACTGCTCGAGCAGGCGCGCGAACACGCGGCGGAGTACGACGCGCCGATCGAGACGACGACGATCGTCTCTCACCGCTCGTTCGAGGAGGTGTTCGACGCCGCCCGCGAGCACGACGCCGATCAGGTCGTGATGGGGTGGGGCGAGGACCGGCCATGGGCCGCCGGTCGCGCCGAGCAACCGCTCGACGAACTCGCCCACGACCTCCCGTGTGACGTCCTCGTGTTGAAAGACCGGGGCTACGATCCCAGCCGGATCCTCCTGCCGACCGCCGGGGGCCCGGACTCGGAACTCAGCGCCGAAATCGCGAGCGCGCTGCGCTCGGCGACGGGGGCCTCGATCGACCTGCTCCACGTCGTCGACGACGAGAGCGAGCGTGAGGCCGGCGAGGCGTTCCTCACTGAGTGGGCCGCCGATCACGACATCGGGGACGCCGTGCTGACGGTCGACACCTCCGGCGACGTCGAGAGCGCGATCGCCCGCGAGGCCGCCGACGAGACGCTCGTGATCATCGGCGCGACCGAACGCGGCCTCCTCTCCCGACTCATCCGGGGCTCGCTCGTCTTCGACGTCGTCGACGACCTCGAGTGCTCCGTGCTGCTCGCCGAGCGACCGACCGATCGATCGCTACGCGAACGGCTGTTCGGTCGCTCGAGAGACGAGGAGTAA
- a CDS encoding universal stress protein produces MASSLFETVLVPIASERDAENTSQAILREITDHESAVHVVHVIEKAGGAPDKAGVEQREERAERIFERVETELADEPVVLETEILYGTDVATAILEHARRLDATSIVFTPRGASRWKKLLSGDVAQKLLSNTDRPLLVLPPGDTDE; encoded by the coding sequence ATGGCTAGCTCCCTCTTCGAGACGGTCCTCGTCCCGATCGCGAGCGAGCGAGACGCCGAGAACACGTCGCAGGCGATCCTGCGAGAGATCACCGACCACGAATCAGCAGTGCACGTCGTCCACGTCATCGAGAAAGCCGGTGGCGCTCCCGACAAAGCCGGCGTCGAACAGCGAGAAGAACGTGCCGAACGCATCTTCGAACGCGTCGAAACCGAACTGGCCGACGAACCCGTCGTCCTCGAGACCGAAATCCTGTACGGGACCGACGTCGCGACGGCGATACTGGAACACGCCCGGCGGCTCGACGCGACGTCGATCGTCTTCACTCCCCGCGGCGCGAGCCGGTGGAAGAAGTTACTCTCCGGGGACGTCGCACAGAAATTGCTCTCGAACACCGATCGACCGCTGCTCGTCCTTCCGCCGGGGGATACCGATGAGTGA
- a CDS encoding nucleoside phosphorylase, with product MATQPHLLVDDGDLTDIALIPGDPGRVDRIADHCDESETITQNREYKIVNAAYEGRELTICSTGIGCPSAAIAIEEMANVGVETFVRVGTTGALQSGIEIGDMIVATGAAKNEGTTKRYEAAEYPAVPDYDVLSALVDAAEANDEAVHVGPIASDDAYYAETDEAVDDWEAAGMLAVEMEAAAVFSLARRKGLRAGAICTVDGNLVEGTQKGTDTEDDELPEKAKNNVGRAIDLSLEAATQL from the coding sequence ATGGCGACGCAGCCACACTTGTTGGTCGACGACGGTGACCTGACGGATATCGCGCTCATTCCGGGCGATCCCGGACGGGTCGACCGCATCGCTGACCACTGCGACGAGTCGGAGACAATCACACAGAACCGAGAGTACAAGATCGTTAACGCCGCCTACGAGGGCCGTGAGCTGACGATCTGTTCGACCGGGATCGGCTGTCCTTCCGCCGCGATCGCGATCGAAGAGATGGCTAACGTCGGCGTCGAGACGTTCGTCCGCGTCGGGACGACCGGGGCGCTCCAGTCGGGAATCGAGATCGGCGACATGATCGTCGCGACCGGCGCGGCGAAAAACGAGGGGACGACCAAGCGCTACGAGGCCGCCGAGTACCCCGCCGTGCCGGACTACGACGTGCTGTCGGCGTTAGTCGACGCCGCCGAGGCGAACGACGAGGCCGTCCACGTCGGTCCGATCGCCTCCGACGACGCCTACTACGCCGAGACCGACGAGGCCGTCGACGACTGGGAGGCCGCCGGCATGCTCGCCGTCGAGATGGAGGCCGCCGCCGTCTTCTCGCTGGCCCGCCGCAAGGGCCTGCGCGCCGGCGCGATCTGTACCGTCGACGGCAACCTGGTCGAAGGCACGCAGAAGGGAACCGACACCGAAGACGACGAACTCCCCGAGAAGGCCAAGAACAACGTCGGCCGCGCGATCGACCTCTCGCTCGAGGCCGCGACCCAGCTGTAG
- a CDS encoding carbohydrate kinase family protein, with protein sequence MDSVTVLAAGHVNWDVTLRVDRFPEPDGEASIRSQRQSGGGSAANVAAALAGLEVETGLIGSVGDDDHGLLARRELEAAGVSLSGVRVVEGAETAVKYLLVDETGEVAILGNDGVNEAVTPDGIESERVRAADHVHLTGQRPETAAAIARIASDAGISVSFDPGRRLGDREYDEALALADIVFVTDREATGLFGDDRTDAIDDGIVVVTCGADGAEAYAPDRTVVHAGFDVDPVDTAGAGDAFAAGFLATWLEGGDIDRALAYGNACGALTAGRDGARSAPTIAAVEDVLARRA encoded by the coding sequence ATGGATTCGGTCACGGTACTCGCTGCCGGCCACGTCAACTGGGACGTGACCCTCCGCGTCGACAGGTTCCCCGAACCCGACGGCGAGGCGTCGATCCGATCGCAGCGTCAGTCCGGCGGCGGCAGCGCCGCCAACGTCGCCGCCGCGCTCGCCGGGCTCGAGGTCGAGACCGGGCTGATCGGCAGCGTCGGGGACGACGATCACGGGCTGCTCGCCCGTCGCGAACTCGAGGCCGCGGGCGTCTCGCTGTCCGGCGTGCGCGTGGTCGAGGGGGCCGAAACGGCCGTCAAGTACCTCCTTGTCGACGAGACGGGCGAGGTCGCGATACTCGGCAACGACGGGGTCAACGAGGCGGTCACGCCCGACGGGATCGAGTCGGAGCGGGTTCGAGCGGCCGATCACGTTCACCTCACGGGGCAACGGCCCGAGACGGCCGCTGCGATCGCACGGATCGCGAGCGACGCGGGGATTTCCGTCAGTTTCGACCCCGGCCGTCGACTCGGGGACCGAGAGTACGACGAGGCGCTCGCGCTCGCGGATATCGTTTTCGTGACCGACCGGGAAGCGACGGGGCTGTTCGGGGACGATCGGACCGACGCGATCGACGACGGGATCGTCGTCGTCACCTGCGGAGCCGACGGCGCGGAAGCGTACGCGCCGGACCGGACCGTCGTTCACGCGGGGTTCGACGTCGACCCCGTCGACACCGCCGGTGCGGGCGACGCCTTCGCCGCCGGCTTTCTCGCGACGTGGCTCGAGGGAGGCGATATCGACCGCGCGCTCGCGTATGGAAACGCCTGCGGTGCGCTGACCGCGGGCCGAGACGGCGCACGGAGCGCGCCGACGATCGCGGCGGTCGAGGACGTTCTCGCACGCCGAGCGTGA
- a CDS encoding HalOD1 output domain-containing protein, producing the protein MTEGRVNDSHGCGLRRPVRYERQADEPPSIAAAMALAQYFGDDITGTSTQLYDYIDPDALDSLFAETNRGNDRATGLVEFEIDDAVVTIRPERVDVRPTD; encoded by the coding sequence ATGACGGAAGGAAGGGTAAACGACTCGCACGGATGCGGTCTCAGACGGCCGGTCCGATACGAGCGACAAGCAGATGAACCGCCGAGTATCGCCGCTGCGATGGCACTGGCCCAGTATTTCGGTGACGATATCACTGGGACCAGTACGCAGCTCTACGATTACATCGATCCGGACGCACTCGACAGCCTCTTCGCCGAGACGAACCGCGGCAATGACCGGGCGACGGGGCTAGTCGAGTTCGAGATCGATGACGCGGTGGTCACGATCCGACCCGAGCGCGTCGACGTCCGTCCGACCGACTGA
- the deoC gene encoding deoxyribose-phosphate aldolase — MDRSELAPLIDHTVLGPETTPDDVRTVLDEADEYGMNACIPPYAVELATEYAPDVTLATVIGFPHGQHAPDAKRTEGVAAWQDGADELDVVINVGRLKAGEDDAIKAELEELVAAVPIPVKVIIEAPLLTDAEKRRACEAAVAADAAMVKTATGFADGGATIDDVELMSDFLPVKASGGIGSYEDAVAMLEAGAERIGASNGVDILEGAPE; from the coding sequence ATGGACCGCAGCGAACTCGCCCCCCTGATCGATCACACGGTTCTCGGCCCCGAGACGACGCCGGACGACGTTCGAACCGTCCTCGACGAGGCCGACGAATACGGCATGAACGCCTGTATCCCGCCGTACGCGGTCGAACTGGCGACCGAGTACGCCCCCGACGTCACCCTCGCGACGGTGATCGGGTTCCCCCACGGGCAGCACGCTCCCGACGCGAAACGGACGGAAGGGGTCGCCGCCTGGCAAGACGGCGCGGACGAACTCGACGTCGTGATCAACGTCGGTCGGCTGAAAGCGGGCGAGGACGACGCGATCAAAGCCGAACTCGAGGAACTGGTCGCCGCCGTCCCGATCCCCGTCAAGGTGATCATCGAGGCCCCGCTGCTGACCGACGCCGAGAAACGACGCGCCTGCGAGGCCGCCGTCGCGGCCGACGCCGCGATGGTCAAGACCGCGACCGGATTCGCGGACGGCGGCGCCACGATCGATGACGTCGAACTCATGAGCGACTTCCTTCCCGTCAAGGCCAGCGGCGGGATCGGCAGCTACGAGGATGCCGTCGCCATGCTCGAGGCCGGCGCCGAGCGGATCGGGGCCTCGAACGGGGTCGACATTCTCGAGGGGGCTCCGGAGTAG
- a CDS encoding NAD-binding protein: MADDRSLRARLPENWRRVLTTRAAVVLVLLVALLSVATAVVNIGTNAVGGPLAEYVPGAVQSAAAFTGALTGFMMVGSALALRRGLRTGWWATLFLLPLTAAQGLLQSSPYSLPLVVLSIVSIPILLLTRKRFDKPLSLSTTQIAAGASLVGVQLYGTIGGYALREHFDGIRTILDAFYFTLITSSTVGYGDVTPRPESVQGILFTMSVLVLGVASFGIAIGALVGPAIQARISKTLGKMSESQLQLLDEHILVLGYGELTEPIVDELADHGREFVVVTSDREAATALTDRGISVVKGDPSDEEPLRRAKIDRSAAILVATNHDAEDALTVLTARELAPNTRIVAAATDRENTKKLERAGADAVISPSMLGGHLLVRSALGSDESGLIDRILERE, from the coding sequence ATGGCTGACGACCGGTCGCTTCGAGCGCGACTCCCGGAGAACTGGCGGCGAGTGCTCACCACTCGAGCGGCCGTCGTCCTCGTCTTGCTCGTCGCACTGCTCTCGGTCGCCACCGCGGTCGTCAACATCGGGACGAACGCCGTCGGCGGCCCGCTCGCCGAATACGTTCCCGGAGCCGTCCAGAGTGCTGCCGCCTTCACGGGTGCGCTCACCGGGTTCATGATGGTCGGCAGCGCGCTCGCGCTCCGGCGCGGCCTTCGGACGGGCTGGTGGGCGACCCTGTTCTTGCTCCCCTTGACCGCGGCACAGGGGCTCCTCCAGTCGAGTCCGTACTCGCTCCCGCTGGTCGTCCTCTCGATCGTTTCGATACCGATACTGCTGCTCACCCGCAAGCGGTTCGACAAACCGCTCTCCCTGTCGACGACGCAGATCGCGGCCGGCGCGTCGCTCGTCGGCGTCCAGCTGTACGGCACCATCGGCGGCTACGCCCTCCGGGAGCACTTCGACGGCATCAGAACGATCCTCGACGCCTTCTACTTCACGCTGATCACCTCGAGTACGGTCGGCTACGGCGACGTGACGCCGCGGCCGGAGTCGGTTCAGGGGATACTGTTTACGATGTCGGTGCTCGTCCTAGGCGTCGCCAGTTTCGGTATTGCCATCGGGGCGCTCGTCGGCCCGGCCATCCAGGCCAGAATCTCAAAAACACTCGGAAAGATGAGCGAATCACAACTCCAACTCCTCGACGAGCACATCCTCGTGCTCGGCTACGGCGAACTGACGGAACCGATCGTCGACGAACTCGCGGATCACGGCCGGGAGTTCGTCGTCGTCACCAGCGACCGCGAGGCCGCAACGGCGCTCACCGATCGCGGCATCTCGGTCGTCAAGGGCGACCCGAGCGACGAAGAACCGCTCCGCCGCGCGAAGATCGACCGCTCGGCCGCGATCCTCGTCGCCACGAACCACGACGCCGAGGACGCGCTGACCGTCCTCACTGCCCGCGAACTCGCCCCGAACACGCGGATCGTCGCCGCCGCAACCGACCGCGAGAACACGAAGAAACTCGAGCGCGCCGGCGCGGACGCCGTGATCAGCCCGTCGATGCTCGGCGGCCACCTGCTCGTGCGGTCGGCGCTCGGCAGCGACGAGAGCGGGTTGATCGACCGGATCCTCGAGCGCGAGTGA